A part of Maridesulfovibrio hydrothermalis AM13 = DSM 14728 genomic DNA contains:
- a CDS encoding YifB family Mg chelatase-like AAA ATPase, translating to MIAKVSCAALMGIDAFKVDLEVDLTRQGMPAFTMVGLAEGAVKESKERVFSALKNSGYRLPPSRITVNLAPADIRKAGSAYDLPLAAALLGAAGIIDQSALEGWYLAGELSLSGGVKPVHGILPLAIEARKKGARGLIVGVENVNEAAVVEGLDVYSISTLSQLVDFLIGNEVLEPSVVDTAILWQGRQDFGMDFAEVKGQEHAKRAIEIGAAGNHNILFIGPPGSGKTMLAQRIPTVLPPLVFEEALEVTKVYSVSGQLDRDKSLMVTRPFRSPHHTISDAGLIGGGAYPRPGEVSLAHRGVLFLDELPEFKKNVLEVLRQPLEGGEVTISRAAMSLSYPADFMLVAAMNPCPCGYYTDEHHTCTCSSLAVSRYTSRLSGPLLDRIDLQIEVPAVDYKDLRDGSGLDSGTMRVNIERVREVQSERYKDLAIYTNSELSGASLEKFCKLTDAEHVFLEQAVRSLGLSARAYTRILRIARTIADLDGEERIQVAHLAEAINYRSMDRGQK from the coding sequence ATGATAGCCAAAGTTTCCTGTGCCGCACTGATGGGCATAGATGCGTTTAAAGTTGATTTGGAAGTTGATCTGACCCGACAGGGGATGCCTGCTTTTACCATGGTCGGCCTTGCGGAAGGTGCGGTTAAGGAGAGTAAGGAGCGGGTCTTTTCCGCCCTGAAGAACAGCGGTTACCGCCTTCCCCCTTCCCGCATAACTGTAAACCTTGCCCCTGCTGATATTCGTAAGGCCGGATCTGCTTATGATCTGCCTCTTGCGGCGGCGTTGCTCGGCGCGGCTGGGATTATTGATCAGAGTGCTCTGGAAGGATGGTATCTGGCGGGTGAACTGTCTCTCAGCGGTGGTGTAAAACCGGTACACGGAATTTTGCCGCTGGCAATTGAGGCCCGCAAAAAGGGAGCCAGAGGGCTGATTGTCGGCGTGGAAAATGTCAACGAAGCAGCGGTGGTAGAAGGGCTTGATGTTTACAGCATTTCCACTCTTTCACAGCTGGTAGATTTTCTGATCGGTAATGAGGTTCTTGAACCTTCGGTGGTGGATACAGCAATCCTCTGGCAGGGGCGGCAGGATTTCGGGATGGATTTTGCCGAGGTGAAAGGGCAGGAACATGCCAAACGTGCCATTGAAATCGGAGCTGCCGGAAATCATAATATTTTATTCATAGGCCCTCCCGGAAGCGGTAAGACTATGCTGGCCCAGCGGATTCCCACAGTGCTTCCGCCGCTTGTTTTTGAGGAGGCACTCGAAGTTACCAAGGTTTACAGCGTATCCGGACAACTTGATCGCGATAAATCACTCATGGTTACCCGTCCGTTCCGTTCGCCGCATCATACCATTTCTGATGCCGGACTTATCGGTGGCGGTGCTTATCCCAGACCCGGAGAAGTTTCTCTCGCCCATCGGGGAGTGCTTTTTTTGGATGAACTGCCCGAATTTAAAAAGAATGTGCTTGAAGTTCTTCGGCAGCCTCTAGAGGGAGGTGAGGTGACTATTTCCCGCGCGGCCATGTCTTTGTCATATCCGGCTGATTTTATGCTGGTTGCGGCAATGAATCCTTGCCCGTGTGGGTATTATACCGATGAACATCATACCTGCACCTGTTCCTCTCTTGCGGTCAGCCGTTACACATCGCGCCTCTCTGGGCCGCTTCTTGATCGCATTGATTTGCAGATTGAAGTTCCTGCGGTTGATTACAAAGATCTACGCGACGGCAGCGGCCTTGATTCGGGAACCATGCGTGTTAATATTGAGCGGGTGCGCGAAGTTCAATCTGAAAGGTATAAGGATCTTGCAATCTATACCAACAGCGAACTTTCCGGCGCATCTCTTGAAAAATTTTGTAAATTGACTGATGCAGAGCACGTATTTCTGGAACAGGCTGTACGCAGTCTGGGGCTTTCTGCCAGAGCCTATACCAGAATTTTGAGAATTGCGCGTACCATTGCCGATCTGGACGGCGAAGAGCGTATTCAGGTGGCCCACCTCGCTGAGGCGATTAATTACCGGAGTATGGACCGTGGGCAGAAATAA
- a CDS encoding methyltransferase family protein has product MEKPEMRKRGVGPKIFKPTFIYGVTVLIITLIFPEIFLMTFLPSAVFNITGGILLGLGMAFLFISGVAMKKAVTEGRLETSGTFSIVRNPLYFAWIAFVFPGSAVASQGWLLFGMSMVAYYKFLQHIPEEEATLEKHFGKKYLEYKKSVPAIVPNLRGIL; this is encoded by the coding sequence ATGGAAAAACCTGAAATGAGAAAGCGTGGAGTAGGCCCTAAAATATTTAAGCCTACTTTCATCTACGGAGTAACAGTTTTAATCATCACGCTCATTTTTCCAGAAATATTTCTGATGACCTTCCTGCCCAGTGCGGTGTTCAATATAACCGGCGGAATCCTGCTGGGGCTGGGAATGGCTTTTCTATTCATTTCCGGAGTGGCTATGAAGAAAGCTGTTACAGAGGGCCGCCTTGAAACTAGCGGCACTTTTTCCATTGTACGCAACCCGCTTTATTTTGCATGGATAGCCTTCGTTTTTCCGGGTAGCGCAGTAGCCTCACAGGGCTGGCTTCTTTTTGGCATGAGCATGGTTGCTTACTACAAATTTCTGCAGCATATTCCAGAAGAGGAAGCAACTCTTGAAAAACATTTCGGGAAAAAATATTTAGAATATAAAAAATCCGTCCCGGCAATAGTGCCTAACCTGAGAGGGATTTTGTAG
- a CDS encoding DUF4911 domain-containing protein encodes MARRKRKPRPRPLPPPPAQSSRIYIQIAPSDIAIFRFLMEAMDNLALFTVTDRFKGILLLRFSPHQKREFFEFMDGLKEEIDITYLPNPDKKIN; translated from the coding sequence ATGGCCCGCAGAAAAAGAAAACCGCGTCCACGTCCGCTGCCGCCCCCACCCGCGCAGTCCAGCCGCATCTATATTCAGATTGCGCCGTCAGACATAGCCATCTTCCGGTTTTTAATGGAAGCAATGGACAACCTTGCGCTATTCACCGTAACCGACAGATTCAAAGGGATTTTACTCCTCCGATTCAGTCCGCATCAGAAGCGCGAATTCTTCGAATTCATGGACGGATTGAAGGAAGAAATTGACATTACTTATTTGCCGAATCCAGATAAAAAAATTAATTAA
- a CDS encoding M24 family metallopeptidase — protein sequence MTISTATYEQRRENVRKRLKDRGLPPLLVSFAANRYYLSGFELHDPQCNETAGWLVISPEGRDFLLTDPRYLDAARRDWNEDDIFIYSGRKYDALKDFFKSNSISALAYDPKSINIFEHEKLTDLCELQPVTGLVEDLRLIKDEAEIKIMEESCALNHKVYELLQPKLQEGKTEAEISWEVEQLFRNNGATGLSFPTIVGVGPNAALPHAIPGNDKLKENDLVLIDMGGRLGDYCSDQTRTFWIGDKPSDRFLTVKEQVQEAQMAAIKVLRPGLPIQHAYHTAKAVFEKYGVEKYFTHSLGHGIGLETHEQPSVSPVAIGELKPGMVITVEPGLYYPDWGGIRWEYMVLITEDGYKIM from the coding sequence ATGACAATATCCACCGCCACTTATGAACAAAGGCGGGAGAATGTTCGCAAGCGTCTCAAAGACCGCGGCCTTCCCCCCTTGCTGGTCAGTTTTGCCGCCAACCGATACTACTTAAGCGGATTTGAACTTCACGATCCCCAGTGCAATGAGACAGCAGGCTGGCTCGTTATCAGTCCTGAAGGGCGTGATTTCCTGCTCACCGATCCCAGATATCTCGATGCTGCACGCCGTGACTGGAACGAAGATGATATTTTCATCTACTCAGGCCGCAAGTATGATGCTTTAAAAGATTTTTTTAAATCAAATTCCATATCAGCCCTCGCCTACGATCCCAAGTCTATAAATATTTTCGAACACGAGAAACTGACTGACCTTTGCGAATTGCAGCCTGTGACAGGACTTGTGGAAGATTTACGCCTTATTAAAGATGAAGCTGAAATCAAAATCATGGAAGAGTCATGCGCTCTCAACCATAAAGTTTACGAACTTCTACAGCCAAAACTGCAGGAAGGAAAAACTGAAGCTGAAATTTCATGGGAAGTGGAGCAATTGTTCCGCAACAATGGAGCAACCGGCCTGTCCTTCCCGACCATAGTGGGGGTCGGCCCCAATGCAGCCCTGCCCCATGCCATACCCGGCAATGACAAGCTCAAAGAGAATGACCTTGTATTAATTGATATGGGTGGACGCCTCGGGGATTATTGCTCCGACCAGACACGCACATTCTGGATCGGCGATAAACCATCAGACCGTTTCCTTACCGTCAAAGAACAGGTACAGGAAGCCCAGATGGCAGCCATCAAGGTTTTACGCCCCGGCCTGCCCATCCAGCATGCCTATCACACTGCAAAAGCTGTCTTTGAGAAATACGGTGTTGAAAAATATTTCACCCATTCTCTAGGGCACGGCATTGGTCTCGAAACCCATGAGCAGCCCAGCGTAAGCCCTGTTGCCATCGGGGAGCTGAAGCCCGGTATGGTTATCACTGTCGAACCGGGTCTATACTACCCTGACTGGGGTGGTATCCGCTGGGAATACATGGTCTTAATTACCGAAGACGGCTATAAAATTATGTAA
- a CDS encoding protoporphyrinogen/coproporphyrinogen oxidase has product MKTRYAIIGAGPTGLGAARRLTELGEKSFVVLEKNSHPGGLAASFTDKKGFTWDIGGHVVFSHYEYYDRLLDELMQGEYIEHLRESWVRALKSWVPYPFQNNIRHLPNQEKWECVRGLLPGERSETTPDNFREWINSIFGKGIAKYFMLPYNYKVWATYPEKMSFSWIGERVSVVDLRSVLKNIILEKDHLSWGPNNKFRFPLKGGTGSIYRKLAATVADHIKYNTQIVSIDQQAKRLTDSEGNMFEYDHLLNTAPIDILTASWLTSPSEQLINAADKLKHNSVIVAGIGLSSSKTDPRCWMYFPENDCPFYRVTNFHNYSPRNTPIPGQGRALMCEVSYSKDKKLDPAKVVQEVEDGLINTTLLSDTERKDIISRWSINVDYGYPIPCLQRDEALQILQPALESMNIYSRGRFGGWKYEVSNMDHSVMQGVEWAQRMINGEPETTYRI; this is encoded by the coding sequence GTGAAAACCAGATATGCCATAATAGGTGCGGGTCCAACAGGACTCGGCGCAGCCAGAAGACTCACTGAACTAGGAGAAAAATCCTTTGTGGTGCTGGAAAAAAATTCCCATCCCGGCGGACTTGCAGCCAGCTTCACTGACAAAAAAGGATTCACATGGGATATCGGCGGTCATGTGGTTTTCTCGCATTATGAATACTATGACCGGCTGCTTGATGAGCTGATGCAGGGTGAATATATTGAACATTTACGAGAATCATGGGTCAGGGCTTTAAAAAGCTGGGTTCCTTATCCTTTCCAGAATAATATCCGTCACCTGCCTAATCAGGAGAAATGGGAATGCGTAAGAGGACTGCTGCCCGGAGAACGCTCTGAAACAACGCCGGACAACTTTCGTGAATGGATAAACAGCATCTTCGGCAAAGGCATCGCCAAGTATTTCATGCTGCCCTATAACTACAAAGTATGGGCAACCTATCCGGAAAAAATGTCGTTTTCATGGATAGGAGAACGGGTCAGCGTAGTCGACCTGCGCTCGGTTCTGAAAAATATCATTCTGGAAAAGGATCACCTTTCATGGGGACCGAACAATAAATTCAGATTCCCCCTCAAAGGCGGAACAGGTTCCATTTACCGCAAACTGGCTGCCACCGTTGCCGACCATATTAAATACAACACACAAATCGTCTCCATAGATCAGCAGGCCAAAAGACTTACTGACAGTGAAGGCAATATGTTTGAGTACGATCATCTGCTGAATACTGCACCAATTGATATCCTGACTGCCAGCTGGCTGACTTCCCCGTCAGAACAGCTGATCAACGCAGCAGACAAGCTAAAACACAACAGTGTAATTGTCGCCGGAATAGGTCTTTCATCTTCGAAAACCGACCCGCGTTGCTGGATGTATTTCCCTGAGAACGACTGTCCATTCTACAGGGTCACAAATTTTCATAACTATTCACCCCGCAATACCCCGATTCCCGGACAGGGACGGGCCTTGATGTGTGAAGTTTCCTATTCAAAAGACAAAAAACTGGACCCCGCAAAGGTTGTGCAGGAAGTTGAAGACGGACTGATCAATACAACTCTGCTCAGTGATACCGAGCGCAAAGATATTATTTCCCGATGGTCAATAAATGTGGATTACGGCTATCCCATCCCTTGCCTGCAACGCGATGAAGCGTTACAAATTCTACAGCCTGCTCTTGAATCCATGAATATTTACTCCCGGGGCCGTTTCGGCGGCTGGAAGTATGAAGTTTCAAACATGGATCATTCTGTAATGCAGGGCGTAGAATGGGCTCAGCGAATGATAAACGGGGAGCCTGAAACCACATACAGGATCTAA